In Candidatus Neomarinimicrobiota bacterium, one genomic interval encodes:
- a CDS encoding FlgD immunoglobulin-like domain containing protein has product MRTVFRTAGLVTIMLAMILGTGVIAQGQGPGHGSGHGPGMTNGHGPGHGILRQLTEEQRDAIRQMVDQMRDDGATREEIHDAVVAQLGAWGYEVPDDFGKRRPFARIMRHLTEEQRTAIKALVEQMKGDGASREEIRDAVMAQLEEWGIELPGNGAISERERLRAKNHPNPFNPETSITYTLTAPATVDVRIYNMEGQLVQSYRMGYQNEGTHSLRWDGVMNDGQAAPSGVYIYRITAGDQSYSARMLLMK; this is encoded by the coding sequence ATGAGAACAGTTTTTCGAACAGCCGGTTTAGTGACAATTATGCTGGCTATGATATTGGGCACTGGCGTGATTGCACAGGGTCAAGGTCCTGGGCATGGATCCGGACACGGTCCCGGTATGACAAACGGACACGGCCCAGGTCACGGCATTTTACGGCAGCTGACCGAAGAGCAGAGAGACGCCATTCGACAGATGGTAGATCAGATGCGAGACGACGGTGCAACAAGGGAAGAGATACACGATGCTGTGGTGGCGCAGCTGGGGGCGTGGGGCTACGAAGTTCCCGACGATTTCGGGAAACGCCGTCCCTTTGCCAGGATCATGCGCCATCTGACTGAGGAACAGCGGACGGCCATCAAGGCGTTGGTTGAACAGATGAAGGGCGACGGCGCCTCGAGAGAAGAGATTCGCGACGCAGTCATGGCTCAGTTGGAAGAGTGGGGCATCGAACTGCCGGGCAACGGAGCTATCAGTGAGAGAGAAAGGCTCCGGGCGAAGAATCATCCCAATCCTTTCAATCCTGAGACGAGCATTACTTACACGCTCACAGCACCGGCAACCGTCGACGTGCGAATATATAATATGGAAGGTCAACTGGTTCAGTCTTATCGGATGGGATACCAGAACGAAGGTACCCACTCTCTGAGATGGGACGGCGTCATGAATGACGGTCAGGCAGCACCTTCCGGCGTCTATATTTATCGGATCACGGCTGGTGATCAGTCATATTCCGCTCGAATGTTGCTGATGAAGTGA